The Arvicola amphibius chromosome 11, mArvAmp1.2, whole genome shotgun sequence genomic interval TTCTAATACCTGAACTACATCACCAGCTcccaatttttgttgttgttgttcttcaagaaagggtttctctgtgtagccctggctgtcctagaactcactctgtagaccaggttgactttgaactcagagatccacctgcctcggcctgctgggattaaaggttttcaccaccactgcctgccttccaacccccaattttaaaaaaaaatctagtattaGATAATTTTACTGCACTGAAATATAATTTACTACACAAATATTTGGCATGTATACCATGAAGTCTCCAGGTCGGTTTCATCTGTTGTCTTAATGCAGAGAGATTGTTATAGGCAAGGACTGCAGCATCTAAGGCATTCACTCCCTCCCAAGGGTAAGCAGCAGCGTGAGACGCCTTCCCATAGTATTTCACAGTAACGCtaggaaataaaaggagaaatcacTGGAAATTACTTCCCCCAACATCATTAACATAAGAAACCCCAGTTGGAATGTgcggggggtgtgtgtgtgtgcgtgtgtgtgtgtgtgtgtgtgtgtgtgtgtgtgagtgtagtgtagtgtagtgtagtatGGGCATTAACGAAGacgtagctcagctggtagaacgCTTGCCTATTATTTATGCAGTCCAGGGCTCAATCTCTGGTACAGTGGtgtaaacctgtaatcccagcactgggaggcaagaggatcagaagttcaaggtcatcctcagctatacagcaaatttgaggtcagcctaggctacatgagactgcttaaatcaaaaaacaaagcaaagctggTCTGGGAGCATAGCTCAGATGACAGTGTTTATTCTAGCACATATAACATCTGAGGCTTATTCATTCCCCAGCACCATACAAATAGGACACGGGAGTTCACTCTGCAGTACCAGCATGGGgtaacagaggcagaagaatcggAAATTCAAGGAAAACCTCAgttacacagcgagttccaggcaagcctgggctatacatCAGACCCAAACTGATGGGGTGGGTTATGTGGAGCCAAGTGGATTGACTTTAATATGTATCTTCAATGTGACTACTCACTCATGCTCGGCCACATCCAGTAGATAGGTGGCATCCTCTTGAGATGGATGAGCCATAAAAACAACATCGAGATCTTTAAAAGCACCTGCTTCAATTAAATCAATCTTGCCACCACCTTCTTCTTCTGCAGGGGTTCCCAAGACAATGACCTACAAGGAAATATATATGTTAGCACAAAGAGACTCTtaacagaaaaacattaaatagtGCATACTCATTCACAATATTTATACGTAAGTCCTTAAACCCTTAAAAGAAGTTATTTTCtcatacacagtaaataaaaatatatggtgCAGAATCACGAAGTTTAATTTGTATCATTATAGTAATCTAGTATAAATGTATGCTAGAAATGCTACAGGAAAATTTCCCCAACTTTACAACTCAATTTTAACTAagttatagcaaaaaaaaaaaaaaaaagaattctatgtGCGTAGGTTCTTCAACATTAGCTAGGACTCATCTGTTAAAGTCTCTTCATGCTAAGCCTGTTAGCATACTATGTGATAGGTATATAGTTAGTCATAGCTTGACTGGTAAGGAGCTTGCATGTGACCTGTGACCCTCACAACATCCCTGTGAGGTAGGTGAGCGGTCTGTACCGGTTCCGGGAGGTTTAGGCTTCCAGGGTTACAGAGTAAGTCATCCGAGCTGCAATTATCTTAGACAGCTGCCTTGGCCTTCAGCTAACTCATTCCTCACTGGGAAAACAGAAAGGCCTAGCTCATTAACCCTTCATTGTCGAGCGTTAAACAAACTCAGTACCATGGTTAGAAACCGCCAACTATTACACAAACTTACTAATTCGATTCCACCAGTTCAACCAGGAAGATTTAATGGCCACCAAACACCTAATCAAACAAAAGAGAACTTTACagaataaacattttactttGATATTTAAGCTTAACTTCTTCAAGCACTTTTTAAGCAAAGACAAATTATCTTCATAAAATGAATGTATTCTCAAGACCATgtataaaaatacaatgaaacaagttggggttttaaaaaaaaaggctttaggAGTCAAGGGAATCCACTTACAATTTTCTGATAGGAGAGAAACCTTGCTGAGAACCATTTGAAGTTGGTATATTTCTCAAAATCTcgctgtgtttatttttaaatttataaagtatCAAAATTCTTAAACTGAgctgctttggggggggggggggagacagtcTCTCCCGATGTCCTGGAgtcatctgtagaccaggctgttctctggAACTCCTAGCaagcaccaccacgcctggccacTGAGCTGCTCCTACTTTGAACCTAACGGGCTCTTATGACTGCTACGAACTTTTTTCTAAGTCGGCCCAGGGTCTCAAACCctccccaacaaaacaaaaacccagaggcatAAAAGAGAAGGTAGCTAAAGAAAAAGCCACAAGAGATTAATCCAGTAGAGGATTACTGGCCGTGGAGGTGGTGTGGGGGACCCGGCTGAGTGACAGCCGGTTCTTGGCTCACAGAATGAAGAACTATACCATCTGAAGAGTAAGAGGTCAGACTGGCACGACATTCTGCTTCAAGAACCGAAACGCCTCTTGTAATTGTGGGATAaagattaacatttaaatatgACCCCATCTacgtaataaatatttattcGCTTCTCCGTTATTTCTACTCTTGCAGAGGTTTGGAAGTCTGGTAGTTCTAAAGACTAAAATTTACTATGCAAATACCAATTACTCaaatcaaaatcttttttttttttccttttttcttttctttcttgagtcaACAAAAATTTTACTTTGTTCTGAGTTCTCACAGCCTAGTCAGCAAActgcagctgtgtgccaccaaAAACAACTGGCCCGGTGCTCCGGGCTGGGTCCGCACAGACACGGCCGCGGCCCCAAGGGGCTCACCTTGACAGGCGGTGGCGCGGCGACGCCCTCCAGGGCAGCCCGCAGGCCCAGAGCAGCAGCCACCCCGACCTCAGCGATGAGATTGTGGCCGCAGGCGTGGCCCAGGGCGGGCAGCGCGTCGTACTCGCACAGGAAGGCCAGCTGCAGCGCGCCGGGCCCCGGGGCGGCCTCCGGCGGCGCCCACTCGGCACGGAAGGCGGTGGGGAGCCGGAAGTGCGGCTGCACAGCCCACGACCCCGCCGGAGGTTCGCGCTCGAAGAAGCGCGTGAGCTCGCCGTGCGCGCGCTGCTCCTCGTAGGCCAGCTCGGGCGCGCTCCAGATGGCGCGGCTCAGCGCGCCCAGGCGCTCGGCCGCCTCGTCGATGCGCTCCGCCGCGCGCTGCTTCAGCCGCTCCAGCTCGGCGACGCCGCTCGTGCCCGCCTCGGCCGGCCGCTCAACCACCGGACCCATGGCGCTCTATCCAGGTCAGCTCTCAGCCAGGTTCGTCAGCGCT includes:
- the Pm20d2 gene encoding peptidase M20 domain-containing protein 2, with the translated sequence MGPVVERPAEAGTSGVAELERLKQRAAERIDEAAERLGALSRAIWSAPELAYEEQRAHGELTRFFEREPPAGSWAVQPHFRLPTAFRAEWAPPEAAPGPGALQLAFLCEYDALPALGHACGHNLIAEVGVAAALGLRAALEGVAAPPPVKVIVLGTPAEEEGGGKIDLIEAGAFKDLDVVFMAHPSQEDATYLLDVAEHDVTVKYYGKASHAAAYPWEGVNALDAAVLAYNNLSALRQQMKPTWRLHGIIKNGGVKPNIIPSYSELIYYFRAPSMKELQVLTRRAEDSFRAAALATGCTVEIKSEAHDYYNVLPNKTLCSAYMENGKKLGIDFISEDAILNGPSGSTDFGNVSFVVPGIHPYFYIGTDALNHTEQYTEAAGSQEAQLYTLRTAKALAMTALDVIFKPELLEGIREEFKLKLQEEQLLNTPA